DNA from Agarilytica rhodophyticola:
TAAGCATCTATAAGAAATTCCAGCACTTCATGAAAAGCATCACCATCTTTTTCCAACAACGCCATAAGCACGGTATATCGGTGATCTGGGTTATCGGCATGTAACGCTTCAAACTCCTCTAATAGGTCTTGAATGTCCTCTTGATTTTTTCTTAACCCAAAGACATCCATGAGAATACGACAGTATAGGTAATCTTCTTCATACTCTATGCGCGAATTAATTTTCCTGGGAGACAGCTGTGCGAGCTTTTCCATTGCTGGAAAGTCTTGACAGCAAACCGCATCAAAAAATGTTGTGATCTTTGAGGCCGCAGGTTCTCCTGTATCGGCATTAGTTAAAAAATCTATCGAGGCTTGAACACCGAGTGTTAGCTTGCTAAACAATAGCTCACTGGAATTGCTGACCAAAAAATCCCCAATACCTTGCTGCCGGTAGAGCGCCATAATGCGATCAAAGTATTCTTGCTTGTAAGACGGCTGTTTAGCCATAGCATTTAGAATGTTTTCTAGAGTAATACTTACATTTTTCACCGCCAAGGGTAGATATTGAGACATAGGTAGCGTTATTCATTTAGAATTCTAGAGGGATATTACCATTAATAGTTTTTTTGTGCATTTGCAAATATCCTCCACAAGTATGTTAACACTTTTTTGCTCAGCGATTTTAAAAGGGGCCGCTTTGGTGATTATTTGCAACTCAAAAGATAACTTATGGCAAAAACTTCAATGACTGCATTGGGCGATTTCTTGGCATATTAATCGGCCCGCCTTAATATCCGCTACCATCAGATTTTATCATTCTACTATTAAATCACATAATATCTATCAAAAGTGACTGCTTTAATATTTCCTTAAGAATGACGTAAAAAATTTTAATTTGGCATATTTAACAAATAAAACTGTATTTCATTAAAATAAAATCTATGTCAAGATAACGATGAAGAAAAATAAAATCCTTATAATTAAATATAATAGATATGGAGGTCGTATATTCATGACTACCTTTCTCTATATTGTCAAAATATTTTTTTTGCTTCCAAGAAAAATAAAATATAAAGTTTTTCTTATTAGTACTTTATTGTTTTCAAACTTTGTATACGCTTGGGGAGCTCTTGGTCACGAAAGTGTCTGTGAAATTGCCTATCAAGAACTGACTCCTTCTGCTAAACAGTCTGTAGATGAAATTCTTAGCAAAGAAACTGACTCTCGATTTAAAACTTTTCGGGATGCTTGTGTTTGGCCTGATTATATAGGTAAAGCTCAAGCGCAACGCAAACCAGAGCATTATATTAATGTGCCTCGTTACTGGCATTATATTAAATATGAAAATTGCGTAGATACTGATAGATGTCTTTTTACAGCTATTCGTAAAGATGAAAGTATACTAAGAGATAAAAAAGCAAGTAGTCAAGCCAAACTTGAAGCTCTTAAATTCCTTGGCCATTGGCTTGGCGATATTCATCAACCCCTTCATGTATCATTTAAAGATGATCGTGGAGGCAACGATATTGCATTGAAGAAAGGAATAGGATGTAGAAAAAAATTACATGCTGTTTGGGATACATGTATCCCGGAAGACGTTATGAAAGAAGAGGGTTTTAAAGTTAATTTAGATAACAGAGAATCCTTTGCTAAGAAATTGCATACAGAAATAACAGGAGAGCTAAGAAGTAAGTGGACTAAAAACATGAATCCTGCAATATGGGCTGATGAGTCTTTCAAAATCTCATTAAGTGAAGATACACAATATTGTATTAAAAAAGGAAAAGTTTGTTGGTACTCTAGCAACTCAGAAGAATACTATGAACATGCTGAAGGCAGTTCCGGAATAAAAGAGCTGATCCTATCCGGTAAGTATGAAGATCAATGGGGCGAAGTTGTTAAAGAAAGAATTCAGATGGGCGGTGTAAGGCTTGGTGCTTTACTAAATGATATTTTTCAAGATTGACCTCCTTTGGCATTGTTGCTGTTTATGGCTGTTATTCGCCCAAAGCTGACCTTGGCGCATAATGTTTCGTGAGATAACTCGTTCAACAGTAGCACTATATGGTTATGTGTTTTGGTGGTAATTCTTTTAAATAAGGAGGTGGTTATGAAGAAGATATGTAGGTTTGGTAGTTTGTTAATTGCTTTGTTGGTTGTCTCGGGGTGTACAAATTTATCAGCGGTCAGGCAATATTCTGAGACGGCAAATGGATCGCTTTCTATGGTTCCAGACGTTGTTGATGACTTTACAAAGTCTTGCAAGCGCCGCGCCCACTTTCAGCCTAGCGGTAGTAAACCCAATTGTGAGAAAATAAAGGAGTCATCTGAACCATTAACTGAAGTTGTTTCTGTATTGCAAAAGTATACCCAGTCGTTGGGCAAGCTGGCCTCTGATGAAGTTGTTACATATACAGAAAACTTGGATTCTTTGGAGAAAGAGATAAATAGCCTTGAGAAGTTTGATAAGGAAAAAATATCTGCGGTTACTAGTATTGCCAAGTATTTATCTAAGCTAGCAACTGATGTGTACCGAAGAGACAAAGTTAAAGATGCGATCCAGGAAAATAACCAGCATATAAAAGTTGTTACGAGCGTCTTAGCAGATATTATTAAAAATGATTATAAGTCTTTGCTAGAAACTGAAGGAGAAGCAGTTGGCAAATACTACAAGGAAATTAAAACCCAGCACTCTGTTAATGAGCCGCTTGCGGTAAAACTTGCCATGAAAGAGAAGGATGTTCATATGGAGGCTGTTGATGCTAAAAGTAAAGCTATAGCTCCCTTAACGGAACTTATAAAAAAAATCGGTACGGAGCACGACAAGTTAAACTCAAAGTCTGGCGAACTAGATTCGAAAGAAGTTA
Protein-coding regions in this window:
- a CDS encoding immunity 49 family protein; its protein translation is MSQYLPLAVKNVSITLENILNAMAKQPSYKQEYFDRIMALYRQQGIGDFLVSNSSELLFSKLTLGVQASIDFLTNADTGEPAASKITTFFDAVCCQDFPAMEKLAQLSPRKINSRIEYEEDYLYCRILMDVFGLRKNQEDIQDLLEEFEALHADNPDHRYTVLMALLEKDGDAFHEVLEFLIDAYKDHYVDGGDMYAGTQDEAIILAHVSIEIIALVQLARMQGIATYPEYALAPKTALASCSVPEPPPGAWLHIDSRRSFSFQKP
- a CDS encoding S1/P1 nuclease, whose product is MKKNKILIIKYNRYGGRIFMTTFLYIVKIFFLLPRKIKYKVFLISTLLFSNFVYAWGALGHESVCEIAYQELTPSAKQSVDEILSKETDSRFKTFRDACVWPDYIGKAQAQRKPEHYINVPRYWHYIKYENCVDTDRCLFTAIRKDESILRDKKASSQAKLEALKFLGHWLGDIHQPLHVSFKDDRGGNDIALKKGIGCRKKLHAVWDTCIPEDVMKEEGFKVNLDNRESFAKKLHTEITGELRSKWTKNMNPAIWADESFKISLSEDTQYCIKKGKVCWYSSNSEEYYEHAEGSSGIKELILSGKYEDQWGEVVKERIQMGGVRLGALLNDIFQD